The region ATCACGTGGACCTTGCCCTCGAGATCGCGGAGCGTCGTCGTGCGCAGCGAGATCACCTCCACCAGTCCGGCGTGTCCCGCGGCGCTGATGACGTCGCCTACGCGGAACTGGTTCTCAATGAGGATGAACATGCCGGCCAGGAAGTCCTTGACCAGCGTCTGCGCGCCGAAGCCGACGGCCAGACCGATGACGCCGGCGCCGGCGAGGATGGGCCCGATGTCGACGCCGAGCTCCTTCAGGATCATCATCCCGACGATCGACCATACGATGATGGTAAGGAGGTTCCGGACGACCTTCGTCAGCGTCTCCGCCCGCTTCTCGCGCTCGTTCTGGGTCTCCGGATCGTCGTCCTCGAAGGCCATTCTGATCTTGACGAGGATGAACGATGAGAGCCTGATGGCGATGAAGCCGCCGACCACCAGGAAGATGATCGTAAGACCGCTCGTGGCGACCCACTCCATGATCGTCTCTTTGCTGATGATGGTTGACCAGTCGAACGACATGTCTCGATCACCTCCCGATCCGGCAGGCGTACGCTGCCGGCTCTCTTGCTAGTCAAGCTTGAACTTCCCGTCCTTGTAGACGATCCTGCCGTCGGCGTAGATCTTCCCGCCGTCGCGCATGTCGGTGACCATGTCCCAGTGGACGCCGGACTCGTTGACGCCCCCCGACTCGGGGATCGATGCGCCGACGGCCATGTGGACCGTTCCTCCGATCTTCTCGTCGAAGAGCGTGTTCCTCGTGAACTGCTGCACGGCATAGTTCGTTCCGATGGCGAACTCCCCGATCCGTCTGGCGCCCTCGTCCGAGTCGAGCATCGCGTGCAGGAAGTCCTCACCCTTCGCCGCCTTCGCCTTCGTGACCCTGCCCTTCTTGAACGTGAGCTGCACGCCGTGCGCCTCGCGACCGAAGTAGAAGGCGGGGTACGAGAATGAGATCGTCCCTTCGACCGAGTCCTCGACGGGTCCGGTGAAGATCTCGCCGTCCGGCATGTTCGATGTGCCGTCGCAGTTGACCCACGTGCGCCCCTTGACCGACATGGTGAGGTCGGTGCCCTTTGTGACGACGCGAACCTTCTTTGTTCCGTTCAGACGCTTCACGATCTTCGCCTGCTTCCGGCTTATGCTCTTCCACGCCTTGATGGGGTCCTTCCTGTCGACCAGGCAGGCTCCGAGGACGAAGTCCTCGTACTCCTCGAGGGACATCTCTGCGTCCTGAGCCGAGGCGTTGCAGGGGAACTGCGTGCCGACCCAGAGGAGCTCGCCGGCCGCCTCGCGCTCCATCCATCGCTTGAAGAGCGGGGCCGTCGCCGCCGAGCGTGTCGCCTGCTTCCGGGGGTCGACGTTGGCCAGCGACTTCGTGTTCTCGTCGGCCCAGATCGAGATGACCTTGTCGATCTTCTCGAGCTCGAACTCCGAGATGGGGTTCAGGTGCTTGAGCTGCGTCTTGGTCGCCGTCCGGTAGAAGATCTCGGCGGCCGCTGGGAGCCGGACCCTCATGAACGGGTAGGCTCGCGCCTCGAGGGCCTTGCGGTAGATCTCGAGGAGCAGCGGCTCGGCCAGGTGAGCGCCCTGGATCGCCACCAGATCGCCCTTCTCGACGCCGACGGAGTAGTTCACGAGCACGTCGGCCAGCTTCGCGTATCTCTCGTCTCTCATCGAATGCCTCCGCTCGGGGGCGGGTCCCCGGGCTCAGATGTCGGTGCGTCTAGATCTTCGTGAACTCTCCGTTCTTGTAGATCAGCTTGCCGTCCGCGTAGATCTTCCCGCCGTCGCGCATATCGGTGATCATGTCCCAGTGGATGCCCGACGTGTTGACGCCGCCGCTTTCCGGATACGCGGCGCCGACGGCGAGATGGACCGTTCCGCCGATCTTCTCATCGAAGAGGATGTTCTTCGTGAACTGCTGGATGTACTGGTTCGTCCCGACAGCGACCTCGCCGAGAACCCGGGAGCCTTCGTCGGTGTCCAGCGTGGACAGGAGGAAGTCCTCGCCCTTCTCTGCCGAGGCTTTGACGACTCGACCGTCCTTGAAGGTGAGACGGACACCGTGAACCTCGCGGCCTCCCCAGACGGCGGGGAACGAGTACTGGATGGTCCCGTTCACGCTGTCCTCGACCGGCGCCGTGAAGACCTCTCCGGAGGGCATGTTGTGTCTGCCGTCGGAGTTGATCCACTTCCTTCCCTCGACGCTCAGCGTCAGGTCCGTTCCCTCCCGCACGATGCGGAGCTTCTTCCGCTCGCCGAGATACGAGCAGATCTTCGCCTGCTTCCGGCGCATCGTCTTCCAGGCCGAGACCGGATTCTTCCTGTGCAGCATGCAGGCCCGGAATACGAAGTCCTCGTACTCATCGAGCGACATCTCCGCGTCCTGCGCCAGGGCGTTCGTCGGATAGAGCGTGCCGCACCAGTCCAGCTCGCCGTCGCCGGCCCGCTTCATGAAGATCTCCCGGAGGTCTTTCCTCGAGCGGTTCGCCTTCTGCTGCCTGGCGGGGTCAACGTTGGTCAGGGCCTTCTTGTTCTCCGGCGCCCGGATGCTCACGACCTTGTCGATCTCCTTCACCTGGTAGATGTCGACCGGGTTGACGTACGAGAGCTGCTCGTCGCCGGCCGTTTCATAGAAGACGGGGCCGAGTCCCGGCAGTCCGACGCGGACGAACGGATGGCCCCCGGCCTTCAGGGTCTCCCGGTAGACCTCCTTGACCAGCGGGGCGGCCAGAGGAACGCCGTTGATCTGCACCAGGTCGCCCTTGTCCACGTCGAGACAGTACTCGACGATGAGTTTCGCGAACTTCTCGAGCCACACGTTCTTCACATCGTCCTCCAGAGGATGCTGTGCCGTCTCCCGCCCGCACCGGCCGGAGACGGCGTCTCTAGGTGTTCCAGGTGTCGTATCGAGCAGCGATCGGCATCCTGCGCCCCATACCGAACGCCTTGGTCGTGACCTTGAGACCCGGCGCGGCCTGCCTGCGTTTGTACTCGTTGGCGTTGACGTTCCTGATGACCCAGCGCACGTCGTCCTCGTCGAGCCCCTCCGAGACGATCTGCTCGAAGGTCGCGCCGCGGTCGACGTACCGGTCGAGGATGCGGTCGAGAACATCGTACGGGGGGAGTGTGTCCGAGTCGACCTGTCCCGGCTTGAGCTCGGCCGACGGGGGCTTCGTCAGAATCGCCTCGGGTATCACGGTGTGCTCGGCGTTCATGTGCGTCGCCAGCTCGTAGACCATCGTCTTCGGGACGTCCGAGAGGACGGCCAGTCCGCCCGTCATGTCGCCGTAGAGCGTGCAGTAACCAACCGCCAGCTCGCTCTTGTTGCCTGTGGAGAGGACGAGGCCGCCCGAGCGGTTCGAGAGCGCCATCAGGATGTTCCCCCGGATGCGCGCCTGGATGTTCTCCTCGGCGACCGAGACGCGGTCCTCGGGGAGGTTCGAGGAAAGCGTGCTCCGGTACGCGTCGTAGATCTCCGAGATGGCGACCTCGCGGCATTCGATTCCGAGGTTGCGC is a window of Candidatus Effluviviaceae Genus V sp. DNA encoding:
- a CDS encoding aminopeptidase encodes the protein MRDERYAKLADVLVNYSVGVEKGDLVAIQGAHLAEPLLLEIYRKALEARAYPFMRVRLPAAAEIFYRTATKTQLKHLNPISEFELEKIDKVISIWADENTKSLANVDPRKQATRSAATAPLFKRWMEREAAGELLWVGTQFPCNASAQDAEMSLEEYEDFVLGACLVDRKDPIKAWKSISRKQAKIVKRLNGTKKVRVVTKGTDLTMSVKGRTWVNCDGTSNMPDGEIFTGPVEDSVEGTISFSYPAFYFGREAHGVQLTFKKGRVTKAKAAKGEDFLHAMLDSDEGARRIGEFAIGTNYAVQQFTRNTLFDEKIGGTVHMAVGASIPESGGVNESGVHWDMVTDMRDGGKIYADGRIVYKDGKFKLD
- a CDS encoding mechanosensitive ion channel, translating into MSFDWSTIISKETIMEWVATSGLTIIFLVVGGFIAIRLSSFILVKIRMAFEDDDPETQNEREKRAETLTKVVRNLLTIIVWSIVGMMILKELGVDIGPILAGAGVIGLAVGFGAQTLVKDFLAGMFILIENQFRVGDVISAAGHAGLVEVISLRTTTLRDLEGKVHVIPNGEITVVTNMTKEWSRFMIDVGVAYKEDVDHVMEVLKEVGESMTSDEKFSQLILEPLQILGVDSFGDSSVNIRVMFTTKPLQQWGVGREFRRRIKNTFDEKGIEIPFPHTTLYLGEGS
- a CDS encoding aminopeptidase, with amino-acid sequence MKNVWLEKFAKLIVEYCLDVDKGDLVQINGVPLAAPLVKEVYRETLKAGGHPFVRVGLPGLGPVFYETAGDEQLSYVNPVDIYQVKEIDKVVSIRAPENKKALTNVDPARQQKANRSRKDLREIFMKRAGDGELDWCGTLYPTNALAQDAEMSLDEYEDFVFRACMLHRKNPVSAWKTMRRKQAKICSYLGERKKLRIVREGTDLTLSVEGRKWINSDGRHNMPSGEVFTAPVEDSVNGTIQYSFPAVWGGREVHGVRLTFKDGRVVKASAEKGEDFLLSTLDTDEGSRVLGEVAVGTNQYIQQFTKNILFDEKIGGTVHLAVGAAYPESGGVNTSGIHWDMITDMRDGGKIYADGKLIYKNGEFTKI